A stretch of Desulfobacter hydrogenophilus DNA encodes these proteins:
- the ubiE gene encoding bifunctional demethylmenaquinone methyltransferase/2-methoxy-6-polyprenyl-1,4-benzoquinol methylase UbiE yields MILDIDKWCNRKKRLEQFESHVSETRTATFGFTTYAESEKRHRVNRHFNSIATQYDFMNTILSCGIHYAWKRKAVETLMIKPKQKILDVCGGTGDIARLSAYRTGKNGMSVVYDMNRKMIEQGKKKSIKGVTFVQGDAESISFPDGSFDAVSIGFGIRNVTHLETGFKEIFRVLKKGGAMCCLEFSKPDNPFFRYFYDLYSFKIMPLIGGLITGSTEAYTAFPESIRAFPLPGELSLILQNIGFKDIKITKLTNGIAVIHSARK; encoded by the coding sequence ATGATCTTAGATATTGATAAATGGTGCAATCGAAAAAAACGACTCGAGCAGTTTGAAAGTCATGTATCAGAAACCCGGACAGCAACATTCGGGTTTACCACCTATGCCGAATCAGAGAAGCGTCACCGGGTTAACCGGCATTTCAATTCCATTGCCACACAATACGACTTTATGAATACCATTTTGAGTTGCGGAATTCATTATGCATGGAAACGAAAGGCCGTTGAAACCCTCATGATCAAACCGAAGCAAAAAATTCTGGATGTCTGCGGCGGAACGGGTGATATAGCCAGGTTGTCCGCTTACAGAACAGGCAAAAACGGTATGTCGGTTGTGTATGATATGAACCGGAAAATGATCGAACAAGGGAAAAAAAAATCCATAAAAGGGGTAACCTTTGTTCAAGGCGATGCTGAATCCATCTCTTTTCCTGATGGTTCATTTGATGCGGTTTCCATCGGCTTTGGGATTCGAAACGTCACCCATCTTGAAACCGGTTTCAAGGAGATCTTCCGGGTGTTGAAAAAAGGCGGTGCCATGTGTTGCCTGGAATTTTCAAAACCTGACAACCCTTTCTTTAGATATTTTTATGATCTGTATTCATTCAAAATAATGCCGTTGATAGGGGGACTCATCACCGGTTCAACAGAGGCTTACACGGCATTCCCGGAATCCATACGCGCGTTTCCACTCCCTGGGGAGTTAAGCTTGATTTTACAAAATATCGGTTTTAAAGATATCAAAATTACGAAGTTGACAAATGGCATCGCAGTGATTCATTCAGCAAGGAAATAA
- the nrfD gene encoding NrfD/PsrC family molybdoenzyme membrane anchor subunit produces the protein MSQLTFETINTTVLDTLTRPGKAYWGIIALLFCGAIMGASCWAYQIFVGVGVAGMNTPVHWGTYLINFVFWVGIAHSGTLISAILFLFRAGWRNPIARAAETMTVFAVCIAGLFPFIHLGRAWLVFYMLPLPNQRTLWPNFQSPLIFDVIAISTYLTVSSLFWYTGLLPDLAIIRDRSRGVRKKIFQVLSLGWSGKTGQWMNYSRAYLLFAGLATPLVISVHSVVSWDFALSVIPGWHTTIFAPYFVAGAIHSGLAMVLTLSIPLRKIFKYEALITMNVLESIAKTIVFTGIIVGFSYATELFIAWYSHNSIEMETFWWRAFGHYAPEYWIMVVCNTVIPLLYLFKKIRTHVIPLFIISIFVNIGMWFERFVIIAGSVAHDFLPNAWGHYRPTWVEGGIMVGAFCLFFFLFLLFVKHLPSVSMTEMKEMVHHQVE, from the coding sequence ATGTCTCAATTGACCTTTGAAACAATCAATACCACGGTCCTGGACACGCTGACCCGTCCGGGAAAGGCCTACTGGGGCATCATCGCCCTGTTGTTTTGCGGAGCCATCATGGGCGCTTCCTGCTGGGCCTACCAGATCTTTGTCGGCGTGGGCGTGGCAGGCATGAACACACCGGTCCACTGGGGCACCTATCTGATAAATTTTGTCTTCTGGGTGGGGATTGCCCATTCCGGCACCCTGATTTCCGCCATTTTGTTTCTGTTCCGGGCAGGATGGAGAAACCCCATTGCCAGGGCTGCTGAAACCATGACCGTATTTGCCGTGTGCATTGCGGGGCTTTTTCCTTTTATTCACCTGGGCCGTGCCTGGCTGGTTTTTTATATGCTGCCCCTTCCCAACCAAAGAACTTTATGGCCCAACTTTCAATCTCCCCTGATATTTGATGTTATTGCCATCTCCACCTATCTCACCGTGAGTAGTCTTTTCTGGTATACCGGGCTTCTCCCGGATTTAGCCATCATCAGGGACCGGTCCCGGGGCGTTCGCAAAAAGATTTTTCAGGTGCTCTCCCTTGGGTGGTCCGGTAAAACCGGTCAATGGATGAACTACTCCAGGGCCTATCTTTTGTTTGCCGGTCTTGCCACCCCCCTTGTTATTTCGGTCCACAGTGTGGTGTCCTGGGATTTTGCCCTTAGCGTAATACCCGGCTGGCACACCACCATTTTTGCTCCCTATTTTGTTGCCGGGGCCATCCATTCAGGCCTTGCCATGGTGCTGACCTTAAGTATTCCCTTGAGAAAAATTTTCAAGTACGAAGCGCTGATCACCATGAATGTACTCGAAAGCATCGCAAAAACCATTGTTTTTACCGGCATCATTGTGGGATTTTCCTATGCCACGGAGTTGTTCATCGCCTGGTACAGCCACAACAGTATTGAAATGGAAACCTTCTGGTGGCGGGCGTTTGGTCATTATGCGCCGGAATACTGGATCATGGTGGTCTGCAACACCGTCATCCCCCTTTTGTATTTATTCAAAAAAATCAGGACCCATGTCATCCCATTGTTTATCATCTCTATTTTTGTAAATATCGGCATGTGGTTTGAACGTTTTGTCATCATCGCGGGCAGCGTTGCCCATGATTTTCTGCCCAATGCCTGGGGGCATTACCGCCCCACATGGGTTGAGGGGGGAATCATGGTAGGTGCCTTTTGTCTTTTCTTTTTCCTGTTTTTGCTCTTTGTTAAGCACCTGCCGTCGGTTTCCATGACGGAAATGAAAGAAATGGTTCATCATCAAGTGGAGTAA
- a CDS encoding molybdopterin-dependent oxidoreductase has translation MDRRTFLKTAGIGSISVAYGCKSDYDKNIFSLVTAPKDFVTGQAVWYASTCMECPAGCGILAKNREGRVIKLEGNPAHPVNRGKLCIRGQAALQSVYDPDRLMMPQLKTGQTFKPISYNQAFDILKKRMHTASDKGSNRVKMLTGITSVPLCTLFATTLEAFGATPAAVYEPYAHDALRAAHQALFSKPMLPSFHMENADFILGFGADFIETWLSPVEYIRKFKSMHSPKDGTKGTFVHAGPYMSLTAANADKFFPVTAGTEYMVALGVIRQILETRTIDHLPGPFLKELTAVVSPYHPDIVEKNTGFPEADQNRLAQSMLASHRPLVLGSTGTTTADTSFALEMAVTLMNLLLDKDLSLYDFEHRHALEKVMTAKETAKFFKTVATDPTELLLFYNTNPLFTFPENADLTDIFNRKEIFKVSFSNVMDETSKNADLIFPVQLPLETWDSYESNTACISTLQPAMGRLSKAPSMGDVFLDLSDKDRQFDDYYQYLADYLYTNMPEKSKAHFMQTIQSGGIFHSNSKSVAGRPPLDTGSIKALKNAPYVIELSEEPELNFLAVPSLRLYDGRGGNKSWLNEIPDPVTSIAWETMLMIHPATLEERGFAHGDILTIEAGDHAITAPVYSYQGVALGVMAMQMGQGHSACGRYAQGFGSNPVDLLSGNLETSDFLSYLITPTSIKRTGKVEALPQTDGSRSQYKRKIALSMTLANSHSEDGHGKSADHGQSDGHGQKEGGGLDMNQFPLTLPTEEGYDKKRDVYAPHEHDGYRWGMIVDLDKCVGCNACVAACYAENNIGVVGKEQIIKGREMAWLRIERYQDQNDEDRLIFLPMMCQHCDAAPCESVCPVYAPHHSKEGLNNQVYNRCIGTRFCAQNCPYKVRKFNWFDWERPAPLNLQLNPDVTARSKGVMEKCSFCVQRIKKAHNQAKNENRKIRDGEVQPACVQTCPANALTFGNFLDKNSAVSILARESRAYQVLGYLNTKPAVIYLKKMVQEL, from the coding sequence ATGGATAGGCGAACATTTCTTAAAACTGCCGGAATCGGAAGCATTTCTGTTGCCTATGGCTGCAAGTCAGACTATGACAAAAATATTTTCTCACTGGTAACGGCCCCGAAGGATTTTGTAACAGGGCAAGCGGTATGGTATGCCTCCACGTGCATGGAGTGCCCTGCAGGATGCGGTATCCTTGCAAAAAACCGTGAGGGCCGGGTTATTAAGCTGGAAGGAAATCCCGCCCATCCGGTGAACCGTGGGAAACTGTGCATCCGGGGCCAGGCGGCTCTACAGTCTGTTTATGATCCAGACAGACTGATGATGCCTCAACTCAAAACAGGCCAGACATTTAAACCGATCTCTTATAATCAAGCCTTTGACATTCTGAAAAAGCGGATGCACACCGCATCAGACAAGGGAAGCAACCGCGTCAAAATGCTGACCGGCATAACATCAGTACCCCTTTGCACCCTGTTTGCAACCACCCTGGAGGCATTTGGCGCAACTCCCGCAGCCGTGTACGAACCTTACGCCCACGATGCCTTGAGAGCCGCCCACCAAGCCCTGTTTTCCAAGCCCATGCTTCCCTCTTTTCATATGGAAAACGCAGATTTTATTCTGGGATTTGGCGCGGATTTTATAGAAACCTGGCTGTCACCGGTTGAATATATCCGCAAATTCAAATCCATGCACAGCCCTAAAGACGGTACAAAGGGAACGTTCGTTCATGCAGGCCCCTACATGTCCTTGACAGCCGCCAATGCAGACAAATTTTTCCCGGTTACGGCAGGAACGGAATATATGGTGGCCTTGGGGGTGATCCGCCAAATTTTGGAAACCAGAACAATAGATCATCTGCCTGGGCCCTTTTTAAAAGAACTTACGGCTGTTGTCAGTCCATATCATCCTGACATCGTTGAAAAAAATACCGGATTTCCGGAAGCGGATCAAAACCGTTTGGCCCAATCCATGCTCGCATCCCACCGCCCCCTGGTTCTGGGGTCAACAGGCACCACAACGGCAGACACCTCCTTTGCCCTGGAGATGGCCGTGACCCTGATGAATCTTCTGCTGGACAAAGATCTTTCTCTGTATGATTTTGAACACAGGCACGCCCTTGAAAAAGTCATGACGGCAAAAGAAACCGCTAAATTCTTCAAAACGGTCGCCACTGACCCCACAGAGCTCTTATTGTTTTATAATACCAACCCCTTGTTTACGTTTCCAGAAAACGCTGATTTAACGGATATTTTTAATCGTAAAGAGATCTTCAAGGTCAGTTTTTCAAATGTCATGGATGAGACGTCCAAAAACGCAGACCTTATTTTCCCGGTGCAACTGCCGCTTGAGACCTGGGACAGTTATGAAAGCAACACGGCATGCATTTCAACCCTCCAGCCTGCCATGGGACGGCTCAGCAAGGCGCCTTCCATGGGCGATGTGTTCCTCGACCTGTCAGACAAAGACCGGCAGTTTGATGACTACTATCAATATCTTGCCGACTACCTGTATACGAATATGCCTGAAAAGAGCAAAGCCCATTTCATGCAAACAATTCAATCAGGCGGGATATTTCATTCCAACAGCAAATCCGTGGCCGGGCGTCCCCCCCTTGACACGGGATCCATCAAGGCGCTGAAAAATGCACCTTACGTCATCGAACTGTCTGAAGAACCGGAATTAAATTTTCTGGCGGTTCCGTCACTTCGGCTCTATGACGGCCGGGGGGGCAACAAGTCCTGGCTCAATGAAATACCCGATCCTGTGACCAGTATTGCCTGGGAAACCATGCTCATGATTCACCCTGCAACCCTGGAAGAACGTGGATTCGCACACGGGGATATCCTGACCATTGAAGCAGGCGACCACGCCATCACAGCACCGGTCTATTCCTACCAGGGCGTTGCCTTAGGCGTGATGGCCATGCAGATGGGCCAAGGGCACAGTGCCTGCGGCCGGTATGCCCAAGGATTCGGCAGCAACCCGGTTGATCTTTTGTCAGGAAACCTTGAGACCTCTGATTTTCTCTCCTATTTAATCACCCCCACTTCGATTAAACGGACCGGCAAGGTTGAAGCACTTCCCCAGACAGATGGCAGCCGGTCCCAGTACAAACGAAAAATTGCCCTGTCCATGACCTTGGCGAACAGCCACAGCGAAGACGGACACGGTAAATCTGCCGACCACGGCCAATCCGACGGGCATGGACAAAAAGAGGGCGGGGGCCTGGATATGAACCAGTTCCCGTTAACCCTGCCCACCGAGGAAGGATACGATAAAAAACGAGATGTTTACGCACCCCACGAACATGATGGCTACCGGTGGGGGATGATCGTGGATCTGGACAAATGTGTGGGATGCAATGCTTGCGTGGCCGCATGTTATGCGGAAAACAATATCGGCGTTGTGGGAAAAGAGCAGATCATAAAAGGCCGGGAAATGGCCTGGTTGCGAATTGAACGATACCAGGATCAGAACGATGAAGACCGGCTGATTTTTCTTCCCATGATGTGCCAGCACTGCGATGCGGCCCCATGTGAATCCGTATGTCCGGTGTACGCCCCCCACCATTCCAAGGAGGGGCTCAACAACCAGGTTTACAACCGCTGTATCGGCACCCGGTTCTGTGCCCAGAACTGCCCGTACAAAGTCAGAAAGTTCAATTGGTTTGACTGGGAAAGACCCGCCCCCCTCAACCTTCAGCTCAACCCCGATGTCACCGCCAGAAGCAAAGGGGTCATGGAAAAATGCTCATTTTGTGTACAGCGAATTAAAAAAGCCCACAATCAGGCAAAAAATGAGAACCGTAAGATTCGGGACGGAGAAGTTCAGCCGGCATGCGTGCAGACATGTCCTGCCAATGCACTGACCTTTGGTAATTTCCTGGACAAAAACAGTGCGGTTTCCATTCTGGCCCGAGAATCACGGGCTTACCAGGTGCTTGGCTATCTGAATACCAAACCTGCTGTTATTTATTTGAAGAAAATGGTGCAGGAACTATGA
- a CDS encoding DUF3341 domain-containing protein: MNTDAIIVTGLYNTQEETLAAVEKIQEKGFEVAEVHSPIPSDALAQALGRKKSKIGWFTLIGGIIGFFSGFSLAVFTSTRWDLIVSGKPIISWIPFFVIAFEFTILFAVLGNVLGIVTQVGLLDPDYEKNYDPECSGSMYGIEVASTPEDADSLRDLLDHTGSIKKQRETK, encoded by the coding sequence ATGAATACGGATGCCATCATAGTCACAGGCCTTTATAATACCCAGGAAGAAACCCTGGCTGCCGTAGAAAAAATACAGGAAAAAGGCTTTGAGGTAGCAGAAGTTCACAGCCCCATTCCCAGCGACGCCCTTGCCCAGGCGCTTGGCAGGAAAAAAAGCAAGATCGGATGGTTTACTTTGATCGGCGGGATCATTGGTTTTTTTTCCGGATTCTCCCTTGCCGTGTTTACATCCACCCGATGGGACCTCATTGTCAGTGGAAAGCCCATTATTTCCTGGATACCTTTTTTTGTCATCGCCTTTGAATTTACTATCCTGTTTGCTGTGCTTGGCAATGTATTGGGCATAGTGACCCAGGTGGGGCTTCTAGACCCAGACTATGAAAAAAATTATGACCCGGAATGCTCAGGCTCTATGTATGGGATTGAAGTGGCTTCAACGCCCGAAGATGCTGACAGTCTGAGGGATCTGCTCGACCACACAGGGTCTATTAAAAAACAGAGGGAAACCAAATGA